The proteins below are encoded in one region of Asticcacaulis excentricus CB 48:
- the fba gene encoding class II fructose-bisphosphate aldolase (catalyzes the reversible aldol condensation of dihydroxyacetonephosphate and glyceraldehyde 3-phosphate in the Calvin cycle, glycolysis, and/or gluconeogenesis): protein MARISLRQLLDHAAENDYGVPAFNINNMEQGLAVMDAARKAESPVIIQASRGARNYAHDTMLTKMIDALVEIYPELPIVMHQDHGNSPATCATAIQNGFTSVMMDGSLMADAKTPADYEYNVNVTKTVVDFAHACGVSVEGELGVLGSLETGMGEAEDGHGAEGVLDHSQLLTDPDQAVDFVAKTNVDALAIAMGTSHGAYKFSRKPDGEVLAMHVIAEIHKRLPNTHLVMHGSSSVPQELQDLINAYGGEMPQTYGVPVEELQKAIKIGVRKINIDTDCRMAITGTIRKCFIENPANFDPRSYLKPAKEAMQQVCYDRFVQFGTAGNASKIKAKPLSSMAKYYLA, encoded by the coding sequence ATGGCTCGTATCAGTCTGCGCCAGCTTCTCGACCACGCGGCCGAGAACGACTACGGCGTGCCAGCCTTTAATATCAACAATATGGAACAGGGACTGGCGGTCATGGACGCCGCCCGCAAGGCCGAAAGCCCGGTTATTATTCAGGCATCGCGTGGCGCACGCAACTACGCACACGACACCATGCTGACCAAGATGATCGACGCCCTGGTCGAAATCTATCCGGAATTACCTATCGTCATGCACCAGGACCACGGTAATTCCCCGGCGACCTGCGCTACGGCCATCCAGAACGGCTTTACGTCGGTGATGATGGACGGGTCGCTGATGGCCGATGCCAAGACGCCCGCCGACTATGAGTACAATGTCAATGTAACCAAAACCGTCGTCGATTTCGCTCATGCCTGCGGCGTGTCGGTCGAAGGCGAACTTGGCGTGCTGGGTTCGCTGGAAACCGGCATGGGCGAAGCCGAAGACGGCCACGGTGCCGAAGGCGTGCTCGACCATTCACAACTGCTGACCGACCCGGATCAGGCTGTGGATTTCGTCGCCAAAACCAATGTCGATGCCCTGGCGATCGCAATGGGCACCTCGCACGGCGCCTACAAGTTCTCGCGTAAGCCGGACGGTGAAGTGCTGGCCATGCACGTCATCGCCGAAATCCACAAACGCTTGCCCAATACCCACCTTGTCATGCACGGTTCGTCCTCGGTGCCGCAAGAGCTACAGGACCTGATCAACGCCTATGGCGGGGAAATGCCGCAAACCTACGGTGTGCCGGTCGAAGAATTGCAAAAGGCCATCAAGATCGGCGTGCGCAAGATCAATATCGACACCGATTGCCGCATGGCCATCACCGGCACGATCCGCAAATGCTTTATCGAAAATCCAGCCAACTTCGATCCGCGCTCGTACCTGAAACCCGCAAAAGAAGCGATGCAGCAGGTCTGTTATGACCGCTTTGTACAGTTCGGCACGGCGGGCAATGCCTCGAAGATCAAGGCCAAGCCTTTGTCTAGCATGGCGAAATACTATCTGGCCTAA
- a CDS encoding Hsp20 family protein, which yields MRTQIDFSPLYRSAVGFDRLVSLLDSAARTDTAPGWPPYNIERIATGTDGDGDAYRIEIAVAGFRPDQLNIEVKENVLTVTGKKDAEDGSRTFLHRGLAERSFERRFQLADHIRVTEAELANGLLTLNLVVEIPEAKKPKQIAIKTSGNTSQALEAAE from the coding sequence ATGCGTACTCAAATCGACTTTTCCCCCCTGTACCGCAGCGCTGTCGGCTTTGACCGTCTGGTCAGCCTGCTCGATTCCGCCGCGCGGACCGACACCGCGCCGGGCTGGCCGCCTTACAATATCGAACGCATTGCCACCGGCACCGATGGGGATGGCGACGCCTACCGCATCGAAATCGCCGTCGCTGGCTTCCGCCCTGATCAACTGAATATCGAGGTGAAGGAAAACGTTCTGACCGTCACCGGCAAGAAGGACGCCGAAGACGGGTCACGCACTTTCCTGCATCGCGGCCTGGCCGAACGCAGCTTTGAGCGCCGCTTCCAGTTGGCCGACCATATCCGCGTCACCGAGGCCGAACTGGCTAACGGGCTTTTGACCCTAAATCTGGTAGTCGAAATTCCGGAAGCCAAGAAGCCAAAGCAAATCGCCATCAAAACATCTGGCAATACCTCGCAGGCACTGGAGGCCGCCGAGTAA
- a CDS encoding helix-turn-helix transcriptional regulator encodes MSRAARLLNLLQILRRHRYPVTGDCLALELNVSLRTLYRDVDALRAQGADIEAEAGVGFLLRPGFMLPPLMLSHDEIEAIALGVKWVAGRTDKAISAAAVNALAKINAVLPDDMRDSLQTTGLMVPPPWKDTEVTEFEDRYLKMIRQALKSERKLIMDYSDVKEATTERIVWPVALGFYERARLLVGWCELRQDFRHFRSDRILNLSVADQRYPTRRTTLLRQWREQEEAMYRAYEARQAETA; translated from the coding sequence ATGTCACGCGCCGCCCGGCTTTTGAATTTGCTACAGATTTTGCGTCGGCACCGCTATCCGGTAACCGGTGATTGTCTGGCGCTGGAGCTGAACGTCTCGCTGCGTACCCTCTATCGGGACGTCGACGCCTTGCGCGCGCAGGGGGCCGATATCGAGGCCGAGGCCGGGGTGGGCTTTCTGCTGCGGCCCGGTTTCATGCTGCCGCCTCTGATGCTGTCGCACGATGAGATTGAGGCCATTGCGCTGGGCGTCAAATGGGTGGCCGGGCGCACGGACAAGGCAATTTCGGCGGCGGCGGTCAATGCGCTGGCCAAGATTAATGCCGTCCTTCCCGATGATATGCGCGACAGCCTGCAAACGACCGGCCTGATGGTGCCGCCGCCTTGGAAAGACACCGAGGTGACGGAGTTTGAAGACCGCTACCTCAAAATGATCCGGCAGGCGCTGAAGTCCGAACGTAAGCTCATCATGGACTATAGCGACGTAAAAGAGGCGACGACTGAGCGTATCGTCTGGCCTGTGGCGCTGGGCTTTTACGAGCGGGCGCGGCTGCTGGTTGGCTGGTGCGAATTGCGGCAGGATTTCCGGCATTTCCGCTCTGACCGTATTCTAAATCTGAGCGTTGCTGATCAGCGCTATCCGACGCGGCGTACGACACTGCTCAGGCAATGGCGCGAGCAGGAAGAGGCTATGTACCGGGCCTACGAGGCGCGTCAGGCCGAGACGGCATAA
- the metC gene encoding cystathionine beta-lyase has translation MRETTRVISPVLDKPRSRRAVNTGVERGSTVLMESAEVLYRDDIKPTYGTEGLSTQRELCRLLAELEGAEEAFILPSGLAAQTLPIFAVLKAGDHVLAVNSAYRPVRRFLDTQLARFGVDVTWYAPSATPDEVMALATEKTKLIYLESPGSLTFEIQDIPAIAAAAKARGILTFCDNTYGAGVLFKPLAHGVDMSMQALTKYVGGHSDVLIGSVAVNDSALAKAIYDAIKAWGFFTSADESYLALRGLRTLHLRLKQSGEAGLKVAQWLATRPEVIRVVHPWLDSHPASDVFRRDFSAPNGLFLVVLRGDGEPASQRFLNALKLFGLGFSWGGYESLAVNCEPQFIGRHKLTPEDHAPLEGSYVRLYIGLEDPDDLIADIERALAVL, from the coding sequence ATGCGTGAAACCACCCGCGTTATCTCTCCGGTTCTGGATAAGCCTCGCAGCCGCCGCGCCGTCAATACGGGCGTCGAGCGCGGATCGACCGTGCTGATGGAAAGCGCGGAGGTGCTGTATCGCGACGATATCAAGCCGACCTATGGAACCGAAGGACTTTCGACACAGCGCGAACTCTGTCGCCTGCTCGCTGAACTGGAGGGCGCGGAAGAGGCCTTTATCTTGCCCAGCGGTCTGGCGGCGCAAACCCTGCCCATTTTCGCGGTTCTGAAAGCCGGCGACCACGTGCTAGCAGTCAATTCGGCTTATCGTCCGGTGCGGCGGTTCCTTGATACCCAACTGGCGCGTTTTGGCGTCGATGTCACCTGGTATGCGCCCTCAGCCACTCCTGACGAAGTGATGGCGCTCGCCACCGAAAAGACCAAGCTTATCTATCTCGAAAGCCCTGGCTCTCTGACCTTTGAAATCCAGGATATCCCTGCCATTGCCGCAGCCGCTAAAGCACGTGGTATACTGACCTTCTGCGACAACACCTACGGGGCGGGTGTGCTGTTCAAGCCGTTGGCGCACGGGGTCGATATGTCCATGCAGGCTCTGACCAAATATGTCGGCGGCCATTCCGATGTGCTGATTGGCTCCGTGGCGGTCAATGATTCGGCGCTGGCCAAGGCGATTTACGATGCCATCAAGGCGTGGGGCTTCTTCACCTCGGCCGACGAATCCTATCTAGCCCTGCGCGGTCTGCGCACCCTGCACCTACGTCTTAAACAGTCGGGCGAGGCGGGTTTGAAGGTAGCGCAATGGCTTGCCACGCGCCCCGAGGTCATCCGCGTCGTCCACCCTTGGCTGGACAGCCATCCGGCCAGCGACGTCTTCCGCCGGGATTTCAGCGCGCCCAATGGCCTTTTTCTCGTGGTGCTCAGAGGCGACGGCGAACCGGCCTCGCAGCGCTTTCTGAATGCTCTTAAACTGTTCGGGTTGGGTTTTTCATGGGGTGGCTATGAGAGCCTCGCCGTCAATTGTGAGCCGCAATTCATCGGTCGTCACAAGCTGACGCCCGAGGACCATGCGCCGCTGGAAGGCAGCTATGTGCGCCTCTATATTGGCCTCGAAGACCCCGATGACTTGATCGCCGATATCGAACGGGCTTTGGCCGTTTTGTAG
- a CDS encoding sulfate ABC transporter substrate-binding protein, with protein sequence MTRSVVLSRRRLLQGATAAGLTGSALALAACGQTGDASAKTLLNVSYDPTRELYVAYNKLFATKVKTPVTVNQSHGGSGKQTTAVIEGLDADIVSLALAHDIDAIAQKGLISADWIKRLPHNSTPYYSTIVFLVRKGNPNGIKDWGDLIKPGIGVITPNPKTSGGARWNYLAAYGWAKTKGQEPAAYIEALYRNVPVLDTGARGSTTTFVQRGQGDVLLAWENEALLALKDSGSKDFEIVYPSLSIRAEPPVAVVDKNVDKKGTRALAEAYVKGLFDDDAQKLVAENFYRPVSETVASQFTQTFPQLRLLSVDSDFGGWKKAHADFFSAGAAFDALQVKLNK encoded by the coding sequence ATGACCCGATCTGTTGTTCTTTCCCGCCGTAGGCTGCTCCAAGGCGCGACGGCGGCTGGCCTTACGGGTTCGGCCCTGGCTCTGGCGGCCTGCGGACAAACCGGTGACGCATCGGCCAAGACTCTGCTGAACGTTTCCTACGACCCGACGCGTGAGCTTTATGTTGCTTATAACAAGCTGTTCGCCACCAAGGTGAAGACTCCCGTGACAGTCAATCAGAGCCACGGCGGCTCCGGCAAACAGACGACCGCCGTAATCGAAGGGCTCGATGCCGATATTGTCTCTCTAGCGCTCGCCCACGACATCGACGCCATTGCCCAAAAGGGCCTGATCAGCGCCGACTGGATTAAACGCCTGCCGCACAATTCGACACCCTACTATTCGACCATCGTGTTTCTTGTGCGCAAGGGCAACCCCAACGGTATTAAGGACTGGGGCGATCTGATCAAGCCGGGCATCGGCGTTATTACCCCCAACCCCAAGACTTCGGGCGGCGCACGATGGAACTATCTAGCCGCCTATGGCTGGGCCAAAACCAAGGGTCAAGAACCGGCGGCCTACATCGAAGCGCTTTACCGCAACGTGCCGGTGCTCGACACCGGGGCGCGCGGCTCCACCACCACCTTCGTTCAGCGCGGTCAGGGCGATGTCCTGTTGGCCTGGGAAAACGAAGCCCTGCTGGCATTAAAGGACAGCGGGTCCAAAGATTTCGAGATCGTCTATCCGTCCCTGTCGATTCGCGCCGAGCCGCCGGTCGCCGTAGTGGACAAGAATGTCGATAAGAAAGGCACGCGCGCACTGGCTGAAGCCTATGTGAAGGGCCTGTTCGACGACGACGCACAAAAGCTGGTCGCCGAAAACTTCTACCGTCCGGTCAGCGAAACCGTCGCCTCGCAGTTCACGCAGACGTTCCCGCAACTGCGGCTGTTGTCAGTGGACAGCGACTTCGGCGGCTGGAAAAAAGCGCACGCCGATTTCTTTTCGGCAGGCGCGGCCTTCGATGCGCTGCAAGTCAAACTGAACAAGTAA
- the cysT gene encoding sulfate ABC transporter permease subunit CysT, which produces MTVNATPTPGDLPLATEGYKPPKATHKARVLPGFGLSLGITLTYLSLIVVLPLAALLARPWEHGLDGVWQTISDPRVLASLRLTFTTSLLAALVNLFAGLIVAWVLTRYDFPGKGLVDALVDLPFALPTAVAGVSLCSMYAANGWVGSLFAPLGIKIAYTPLGIFVALVFVGLPFIVRSVQPVLAEFDAEVEEAAATLGATPLQTTLRVIVPSLAPALLTGFSLAFARAVGEYGSVIFIAGNMPFVSEITPLLIVIKLEEFDYAGAAAIAVAMLSLAFLSLLLVNALQLLLSRRGRA; this is translated from the coding sequence ATGACCGTCAACGCCACCCCCACGCCGGGCGATCTTCCGCTGGCGACCGAAGGCTACAAGCCGCCCAAGGCGACGCACAAGGCGCGCGTCCTGCCGGGTTTTGGCCTGTCGCTGGGCATCACGCTGACCTATCTGTCGCTAATCGTGGTCTTGCCGCTGGCTGCCCTATTGGCGCGTCCGTGGGAGCATGGACTGGATGGTGTGTGGCAGACCATCAGCGATCCGCGCGTGCTGGCCAGCTTGCGCCTGACCTTCACCACTTCACTTTTGGCGGCGCTGGTGAATCTGTTTGCCGGACTGATTGTGGCCTGGGTGCTGACACGCTATGATTTTCCGGGCAAGGGACTAGTCGATGCGCTGGTCGATCTGCCGTTTGCCCTGCCCACCGCCGTGGCCGGCGTGTCGCTCTGTTCAATGTACGCCGCCAATGGATGGGTCGGCAGCCTGTTCGCCCCCTTAGGTATCAAGATCGCCTACACGCCGCTCGGTATCTTCGTGGCTCTGGTCTTCGTCGGCCTCCCCTTCATCGTGCGCTCGGTACAGCCCGTTCTAGCCGAATTCGATGCCGAGGTCGAAGAGGCCGCCGCCACTCTTGGGGCCACGCCTCTGCAAACCACCCTGCGCGTCATCGTGCCATCGCTGGCGCCGGCCCTTCTGACCGGCTTCTCACTGGCCTTTGCCCGCGCAGTCGGTGAATACGGCTCGGTCATCTTTATCGCCGGCAATATGCCCTTTGTGTCGGAAATCACGCCTCTTCTGATTGTTATCAAACTGGAAGAGTTCGATTATGCCGGGGCGGCCGCCATTGCGGTGGCGATGCTGAGCCTCGCCTTCCTTAGCCTGCTGCTGGTCAATGCCCTGCAGCTGCTGCTCTCGCGCCGGGGACGCGCTTGA
- the cysW gene encoding sulfate ABC transporter permease subunit CysW, whose protein sequence is MRARAPEKPKTPAAFLLMTLAAVWMALVIVLPLVNVLAEAFKQGIQPYLSAIVQPDALSAIRLTLTVAAIAVPLNAVFGIAAAWCVTRFDFSGKGLLLSVLDLPFTISPVISGMVWVLLFGAHGWFASVLEASNVKIIYALPGLVIATVLVTLPFVARELIPLMQDQGTDEEIAAVTLGASGWDVFFRITLPNIKWALTYGVLLCTARAMGEFGAVSVVSGHIRGLTNTLPLHIEVLYNEYDSVGAFGAATLLAGLALVTLVLKTLLEWRFGDELAANRRH, encoded by the coding sequence ATGAGAGCCCGCGCCCCCGAAAAACCCAAGACCCCCGCCGCCTTTCTGCTGATGACGCTGGCCGCCGTGTGGATGGCGCTGGTCATCGTCCTTCCGCTGGTCAATGTGCTGGCCGAAGCCTTCAAGCAGGGCATTCAGCCCTATCTGTCAGCGATCGTGCAGCCTGACGCCCTGAGCGCCATCCGGCTGACCCTGACGGTCGCCGCCATCGCTGTGCCTCTCAATGCCGTCTTCGGTATCGCGGCTGCCTGGTGCGTGACGCGCTTTGATTTTTCCGGCAAGGGTCTGCTGTTGTCGGTGCTCGACCTGCCATTCACCATCTCGCCGGTCATTTCAGGCATGGTGTGGGTGTTGCTGTTCGGGGCCCACGGCTGGTTCGCCAGCGTGCTCGAAGCCAGTAATGTCAAGATCATCTACGCCCTGCCCGGCCTCGTCATCGCCACTGTGCTGGTTACCCTACCCTTTGTGGCGCGCGAGTTGATCCCGCTGATGCAGGATCAGGGCACGGACGAAGAAATCGCTGCCGTAACGCTGGGGGCTTCGGGCTGGGACGTCTTCTTTCGTATCACCTTGCCCAATATCAAATGGGCCCTGACCTATGGCGTGCTTCTGTGTACCGCGAGGGCCATGGGTGAATTTGGCGCCGTGTCGGTCGTGTCGGGCCATATTCGCGGCCTGACCAACACCCTGCCCCTGCACATCGAAGTGCTCTACAACGAATATGACAGTGTGGGGGCCTTTGGGGCCGCGACGCTGCTGGCGGGTCTGGCGCTTGTGACGCTGGTCCTGAAAACCCTGCTGGAATGGCGCTTCGGTGACGAACTGGCCGCCAACCGCCGCCACTGA
- a CDS encoding sulfate/molybdate ABC transporter ATP-binding protein, translated as MSLVVKNITKRFSDFAALNDVSFEAQPGEFLALLGPSGSGKTTLLRLLAGLDRPDTGSIDFDGLDYLTLSARDRRVGMVFQSYALFRHMTVAQNIAFGLNVRPAKERPSKAEIQATVQRLLKLIQLEDLGKRYPSQLSGGQRQRVALARALAINPRILLLDEPFGALDALVRKDLRRWLRRIHDETGVTTLFVTHDQEEALDLADRVVVLKDGQIEQIGEPLELYRHPQSAFVFDFLGTSNQVPASLSEGVADFGGFSAPVVSPRSLRGAQTVRFRPFDTHLHREGPGFEAKVLSLLPAGANLRLELQSATGQVFETQHAHDSEASDLRLNDTVFLRPSKVYAF; from the coding sequence ATGTCTTTAGTCGTCAAAAACATTACCAAACGCTTCAGCGACTTCGCCGCGCTCAACGACGTGTCGTTCGAAGCCCAGCCGGGCGAGTTTCTGGCCCTGCTGGGCCCATCAGGTTCGGGCAAGACGACGCTTCTGCGCCTGCTAGCCGGGCTCGATCGTCCGGATACAGGCAGTATCGACTTCGATGGTCTCGATTACCTGACGCTTTCGGCGCGTGATCGCCGCGTCGGCATGGTGTTTCAGTCTTACGCCCTGTTCCGCCACATGACCGTGGCCCAGAACATCGCCTTTGGCCTCAATGTGCGCCCGGCAAAGGAGCGCCCGTCAAAGGCCGAGATTCAGGCCACGGTGCAGCGCCTTTTGAAACTGATCCAGCTCGAAGACCTCGGCAAGCGCTACCCCAGCCAGCTTTCGGGTGGGCAACGCCAGCGCGTCGCGCTGGCGCGCGCTCTGGCCATCAATCCGCGTATTCTGCTGCTTGATGAACCCTTTGGCGCGCTGGATGCGCTGGTGCGTAAGGATCTGCGCCGCTGGCTGCGCCGCATTCACGATGAGACGGGCGTCACGACCCTCTTTGTGACCCACGATCAGGAAGAGGCGCTCGACCTTGCCGACCGTGTGGTGGTGCTGAAAGACGGCCAGATCGAACAGATTGGCGAGCCGCTGGAGCTTTATCGCCATCCGCAGTCGGCCTTTGTCTTCGATTTTCTGGGCACGTCGAATCAGGTGCCGGCCAGCCTGTCGGAAGGCGTGGCCGATTTCGGCGGCTTCAGCGCTCCGGTCGTCAGCCCGAGGTCTCTCAGAGGCGCGCAGACCGTGCGTTTCCGCCCCTTCGATACGCATCTGCATCGCGAGGGGCCAGGCTTTGAAGCCAAAGTGCTGTCCCTCCTGCCCGCCGGGGCCAATCTGCGTCTGGAACTACAAAGCGCGACAGGTCAGGTGTTCGAAACCCAGCACGCTCACGACTCAGAGGCCTCTGACCTACGCCTGAACGACACGGTCTTTCTGCGCCCGTCGAAGGTGTATGCGTTTTGA
- a CDS encoding SDR family NAD(P)-dependent oxidoreductase, whose amino-acid sequence MSLSNQVILVTGANRGIGAATVRALLTHDVKKVYAAARNPASLPDFADPRVVPLALDITNEAQVTAVAEAAGDVDIVVNNAGTAVFSDVLNSPLDVVAADFDTNLYGTLRVMRAFAPKLVAKGSGTIANVISVVGLVAAASLGGYSASKAALLSVTQSARAGLKGTGVKVLGIFPGPIDTDLARDIPMQKATPETAAKRIVEGLQAGEEYIFTDPVADHIGDTWRTNAPALEAAMAGAE is encoded by the coding sequence ATGTCCCTCTCCAACCAAGTCATTCTCGTTACCGGTGCCAATCGCGGCATTGGTGCCGCCACGGTGCGCGCACTGCTCACCCACGACGTCAAAAAGGTCTATGCCGCGGCGCGTAACCCCGCCTCTCTGCCGGATTTTGCGGACCCGCGTGTCGTGCCGCTGGCGCTTGATATTACCAATGAAGCTCAAGTGACCGCTGTCGCCGAAGCGGCGGGGGATGTCGATATTGTGGTCAACAATGCCGGAACGGCGGTGTTTTCGGACGTGCTTAACAGCCCGCTGGACGTGGTCGCTGCCGATTTCGACACCAACCTCTATGGGACACTGCGGGTCATGCGCGCGTTTGCGCCGAAGCTGGTTGCCAAGGGCTCAGGTACGATTGCCAATGTCATAAGCGTCGTGGGCCTTGTCGCCGCTGCGTCTTTGGGCGGCTATTCGGCGTCCAAGGCGGCATTGTTGTCGGTCACGCAGTCGGCGCGGGCGGGCCTGAAAGGCACGGGCGTCAAGGTGCTGGGTATATTCCCCGGTCCAATCGACACCGATCTGGCGCGCGATATTCCTATGCAAAAGGCAACGCCGGAAACCGCGGCCAAACGCATAGTTGAGGGTCTGCAAGCGGGTGAGGAATATATCTTCACTGACCCGGTGGCGGATCATATCGGCGATACGTGGCGTACCAATGCACCGGCTCTTGAGGCGGCAATGGCCGGAGCGGAGTAA
- a CDS encoding TetR/AcrR family transcriptional regulator: MTKPQKKQDIINHAFELFYDHGFGLGVDTLMADTGISKRTLYKYFPSKEALIAELVDHYREQSLPQLRAGVEALSPDPKGRLMALFDLRQSLFARGCFRGCLAISARQEFGGRQPEIEAAATAMFADMHALVRELSALSGHANPDALTDQAMVLFNGAVVAAQATRNPAPFDTAKSVLRVLLGTDTAS; this comes from the coding sequence ATGACCAAACCGCAAAAAAAACAGGATATTATCAACCACGCTTTTGAGCTGTTCTATGATCACGGCTTCGGTCTGGGCGTCGATACGCTGATGGCCGATACCGGCATTTCCAAACGCACCCTGTATAAATACTTCCCGTCCAAGGAGGCGCTGATCGCCGAACTGGTCGATCACTACCGCGAACAATCCCTTCCGCAACTGCGCGCCGGGGTCGAAGCGCTGAGCCCCGATCCGAAGGGGCGCCTGATGGCCCTGTTCGATCTGCGCCAGAGCCTGTTTGCCAGAGGTTGTTTCCGTGGTTGTCTGGCCATCTCGGCGCGTCAGGAATTTGGCGGCCGTCAGCCGGAAATTGAGGCCGCCGCCACAGCCATGTTCGCCGATATGCACGCCCTCGTCCGTGAACTGAGCGCCCTTTCCGGCCATGCAAACCCCGACGCTCTGACCGATCAGGCGATGGTGCTGTTCAATGGCGCGGTTGTCGCCGCTCAGGCGACGCGCAACCCGGCCCCCTTCGACACGGCCAAGTCGGTGCTGCGGGTCTTGTTAGGCACAGATACCGCGTCCTAA
- a CDS encoding TonB-dependent receptor plug domain-containing protein: MKTFFCGVAFAAFLTSPALAEDAPQEVVVTLTREPVALSKVGQSVSTFDAAAIERSQLVFLKDLIALTPSVSIAQTGGHGQAGTARFRGAESDRSLFIVDGVKLGDPSMIGGGLNLGLLALNDAVRVEILRGPLSTLWGSQAIGGVVSVTTRMPQAPFEAQGSIEGLDEYVVGKAGIGGKTGPLSWRLAASYIDDDGVSSLRGAAEKDGFTQKHLNTYLHYALSDTSGLRARLARTESEYDFDGYNAAFQLADTRDTGFQNENLASLGYYTQAFGSALKQTFTLSYSTTKRSTSDLANATTYPFEGRQTSFDYTGALALSESSKLVFGASSERSQAIASGLNKRVTLNGLFAQLRQEVTQALTVNASLRYDDHSVFGGNSIAQVAIAYALSPSLVLRSSLGQGFKSPSLYQLYDGWSGNLKLKPEEATNLDVGVDYHGTNDSRLGVSLFGRKTDNQIDYDMSSFLYGNIARTKAYGIELDGETNLTANVRLSGNYSHIVARDDAPSSATFRNDLGRAPRHLANASIEWQATDALELGASLRYAGKSFENIYNTRRLNAYTLLDLRASYALNETMTLVARVENATDEDYETAANYGSVGRRLWLGLRAKY; encoded by the coding sequence TTGAAAACCTTCTTTTGCGGCGTCGCGTTTGCCGCCTTCCTCACCTCGCCTGCGCTGGCCGAAGACGCCCCGCAAGAGGTGGTCGTCACCCTGACCCGCGAACCCGTGGCCTTGTCAAAGGTGGGGCAGAGTGTCAGCACGTTTGATGCCGCCGCCATAGAACGCAGTCAATTGGTCTTTCTTAAAGACCTGATCGCCCTCACCCCGTCCGTCTCTATCGCTCAGACCGGCGGTCACGGTCAGGCCGGCACGGCACGCTTTCGCGGCGCCGAAAGCGACCGCAGCCTGTTTATCGTCGATGGCGTGAAGCTGGGCGACCCGTCGATGATAGGAGGCGGGCTAAACCTCGGATTGCTGGCGCTTAACGATGCCGTGCGTGTGGAAATCCTGCGCGGCCCGCTGTCGACCCTGTGGGGCTCTCAGGCCATCGGCGGTGTGGTGTCGGTGACGACCCGCATGCCCCAGGCCCCTTTTGAGGCGCAAGGCTCCATCGAAGGCCTGGATGAATACGTTGTAGGCAAGGCCGGTATCGGCGGCAAGACGGGCCCTTTGAGTTGGCGTCTAGCGGCGTCGTATATCGACGATGACGGCGTGTCGTCGCTGCGCGGAGCGGCGGAAAAGGACGGCTTTACGCAGAAGCACCTCAACACCTATCTGCACTACGCCTTGAGCGACACATCAGGCCTGCGCGCCCGTCTGGCCCGCACCGAAAGCGAGTACGATTTCGACGGCTATAATGCGGCGTTCCAACTGGCCGATACCCGAGACACCGGTTTTCAGAACGAAAATCTGGCCAGCCTCGGCTATTACACGCAAGCCTTTGGCAGCGCGCTGAAGCAGACCTTCACCCTCAGCTACAGCACGACGAAGCGTTCCACCTCTGACCTCGCAAATGCCACCACCTATCCGTTCGAAGGGCGTCAGACCAGCTTCGATTACACCGGAGCTCTGGCCCTGTCGGAGTCGTCCAAACTCGTCTTCGGCGCGTCGAGCGAGCGCTCGCAAGCTATTGCCTCTGGTCTAAACAAGCGCGTCACCCTCAATGGCCTGTTTGCGCAACTGCGTCAGGAGGTGACGCAGGCCCTGACAGTGAACGCCAGCCTGCGCTATGATGATCATTCGGTCTTTGGGGGCAACTCCATCGCTCAGGTAGCCATCGCCTACGCTCTGTCGCCGTCTTTGGTACTGCGCAGCAGCCTCGGTCAGGGTTTCAAGTCCCCCAGCCTGTATCAGCTCTATGACGGCTGGTCAGGCAATCTCAAGCTCAAGCCCGAGGAAGCGACCAATCTCGACGTCGGCGTCGATTATCACGGTACCAACGACAGCCGTCTCGGCGTGTCGCTGTTCGGGCGTAAGACCGACAATCAGATCGACTATGACATGTCGTCCTTCCTCTATGGCAATATCGCCCGCACCAAGGCCTATGGTATCGAATTGGATGGCGAGACGAATCTGACAGCGAACGTGCGCCTGTCGGGCAACTACAGCCACATCGTCGCCCGCGACGATGCCCCGAGCAGCGCGACCTTCCGCAACGATCTGGGCCGTGCACCCCGTCATCTGGCCAATGCCAGCATTGAATGGCAGGCAACGGACGCCCTCGAACTGGGGGCCTCGCTACGCTATGCGGGTAAGTCGTTCGAGAATATCTACAATACCCGTCGACTAAACGCCTACACACTGCTCGATCTGCGCGCCAGCTATGCGCTGAATGAAACGATGACGCTGGTCGCGCGCGTCGAAAACGCTACGGACGAAGACTATGAGACCGCCGCCAACTACGGCTCCGTCGGTCGCCGACTGTGGCTGGGCCTGCGCGCTAAATATTGA